One part of the Amaranthus tricolor cultivar Red isolate AtriRed21 chromosome 16, ASM2621246v1, whole genome shotgun sequence genome encodes these proteins:
- the LOC130803325 gene encoding uncharacterized protein LOC130803325 — MDENANLDENFDPDMEVFISYFENLDMMDDYDIYEDYTSETYGNVDVSLNLGVITCQPHLNPQKAQFEPLDEPEQQLSEHDEHLSEQPEVQPNELPQPECYEAQPKPQTNEQREPDLQEAEAEQAQTQSREISIETKKLIVQKLSCRCEPPTRTLPKGSIKATVLANNVSRWMVWRLWESAKNAMANGNVIDVSNKKRGRVGRKKNVFNMDTLNAFQIEKRTTIRSIANEMKMGHSQVYRMLKAEDLRSHTNSIKPKLSHEHKLRRLNTLPKFSLMYNIVHIDEKWFYMSRETQRFYLFTWEEEEPYRCVQNKNFIGKVMFIVVVARPLVNTNEDILWDGKIGIFPFTETQMAIKSSSNRQVGTPEFKAITRVTKDVIKEKLIAKVLPAIRSKWPANGVRDIWIQQDNARPHLLTTDHAFNEAATQDGFNIRLVCQPASSSDMNILDLSLFNALQSIQFREFPRDLPTLINAVTDAYDTFNPKLLNYSWIQYQLCMLEVLKVGVVIITSNHTWERKGWTG, encoded by the coding sequence ATGGATGAAAATGCAAACCTTGATGAGAATTTCGACCCGGACATGGAAGTATTCATTTCTTACTTTGAAAACCTTGATATGATGGATGATTATGATATTTATGAAGATTACACAAGTGAAACATATGGGAATGTAGATGTCAGTTTAAACTTGGGTGTAATTACTTGTCAACCTCATTTAAACCCACAAAAAGCACAATTTGAGCCTCTAGATGAACCAGAACAGCAGCTTAGTGAACATGATGAACATCTTAGTGAACAACCAGAAGTTCAACCAAATGAACTACCTCAACCAGAATGTTATGAAGCTCAACCAAAACCACAAACCAATGAACAAAGAGAACCAGATTTACAAGAAGCTGAAGCAGAACAAGCACAGACCCAAAGTAGGGAAATAAGCATTGAAACCAAAAAGTTAATTGTTCAAAAGTTAAGTTGTCGTTGTGAACCACCAACTAGAACATTGCCTAAGGGATCTATAAAGGCAACTGTACTTGCAAATAATGTTTCACGGTGGATGGTTTGGAGACTTTGGgagagtgccaaaaatgcaATGGCCAATGGTAATGTTATTGATGTTAGTAACAAAAAGAGGGGAAGGGTAGGaaggaaaaaaaatgtttttaatatgGATACACTTAATGCCTTCCAAATTGAAAAAAGAACCACAATTAGGTCAATCgctaatgaaatgaaaatgggACATTCACAAGTATATAGAATGTTAAAAGCAGAAGACCTTAGATCCCACACAAATTCCATCAAACCAAAGCTTTCACATGAACACAAACTTAGGCGACTTAACACATTACCGAAATTCAGTCTGATGTACAACATCGTACACATTGATGAGAAGTGGTTTTATATGAGCAGAGAGACACAACGATTTTACCTATTCACATGGGAAGAGGAAGAGCCATATAGGTGTGTTCAAAACAAGAATTTCATAGGAAAGGTCATGTTCATAGTTGTTGTTGCTAGGCCACTTGTTAACACTAACGAGGACATATTGTGGGATGGGAAAATAGGCATCTTCCCTTTTACAGAGACACAAATGGCAATCAAAAGTTCAAGCAACAGGCAAGTAGGTACACCAGAATTCAAAGCAATTACAAGAGTCACAAAGGATGTCATCAAGGAAAAGTTAATTGCTAAAGTGTTACCAGCAATCAGATCAAAATGGCCAGCAAATGGAGTTAGGGACATATGGATTCAACAAGACAATGCAAGGCCACACTTATTAACAACTGATCATGCATTTAATGAAGCTGCAACACAAGATGGGTTCAATATTAGGCTAGTTTGTCAACCAGCTTCTAGTTCTGACATGAATATTTTGGATTTAAGTCTTTTTAATGCTCTTCAGTCAATTCAATTTAGAGAATTTCCTAGAGATTTGCCAACTTTAATTAATGCAGTAACTGATGCATACGATACTTTTAATCCAAAACTTTTGAATTACTCATGGATTCAATATCAGTTATGCATGCTTGAGGTACTTAAAGTAGGGGTGGTAATAATTACAAGCAACCACACATGGGAAAGAAAAGGTTGGACAGGCTAG
- the LOC130802346 gene encoding glucan endo-1,3-beta-D-glucosidase 1, translating into MVLKKIPKKLSSLITKPFKKPKKSSFLPSRIPPPLPLPPPPSYQPLQKSSMAPHFRKRSNLFVFPRAESSVLPDPSLFFSPNLLSSPLPTNSFFQNFVLKNGDQPEYIHPYLIRLSLSSLSISYPSRFSNSSFIYQTFNPDFTISAPNNESPDSQKSHKISSFSDLSVTVDFPSSNLRFFLVRGSPFVTCSVLKGTSLIFSTIHAILSFSSYGSNTKYIVKLNNNQTWVIYASSPINLTHYLSNITCDSFSGIIRFAVMPDSDPKYEQILDRFSCCYPVFGDAVLNKPYSVEYKWEKKGWGDLLMLAHPLHIKLLSDENGDNIMILDDFKYKSIDGDLVGVVGDSWVLRTQPVSVTWHSIRGIGEESYAEIISALVKDVEGLNSSSLSTTSSYFYGKLIARAARMALIAEEVCYSDVIPMVRKFLRETIEPWLDGTFNGNGFLYDRTWGGMVTKQGSTDSGADFGFGVYNDHHYHLGYFLYGIAVLAKIDPAWGRKYRPQAYSLMADFMNLSKRENSNYTRLRCFDLYKLHSWAGGLTEFADGRNQESTSEAVNAYYSAALMGLAYGDTHLVAVGSSLLALEMQAAQTWWHVREGEGMYEDIFSSANKLVGVLWANKRDSGLWFAPPEWKECRLGIQVLPLLPITEVLFPDANFVKDLVNWTMPALERSGVGEGWKGFVYALEGIYDNETALEKIRSLKDYDDGNSLSNLLWWIHSRSDDEEGYLGSGSHCWFDHYCH; encoded by the coding sequence ATGGTACTTAAGAAAATCCCAAAAAAGTTGTCATCTTTGATCACCAAACCctttaaaaaacccaaaaaatcttcATTTCTACCTTCACGAATTCCACCCCCATTACCTCTTCCCCCTCCTCCTTCATACCAACCTTTACAAAAATCATCAATGGCACCCCATTTCAGAAAAAGATCAAATCTTTTTGTTTTCCCAAGAGCAGAATCATCTGTTTTACctgatccttctttatttttctcCCCTAATCTTCTTTCTTCTCCTCTTCCTACAAATTCCTTCTTCCAAAACTTTGTCCTTAAAAATGGCGATCAACCAGAATACATTCATCCATATCTCATTCGTCTATCCCTTTCCTCTCTTTCTATTTCATACCCATCAAGATTTTCTAATTCTTCTTTCATTTACCAAACTTTTAACCCTGATTTCACAATTTCTGCCCCGAATAATGAATCCCCAGATTCACAAAAAAGTCATAAAATTTCATCTTTTAGTGATCTTAGTGTAACTGTGGATTTCCCATCCTCAAATCTTAGGTTTTTCCTTGTTAGAGGAAGTCCTTTTGTTACTTGTTCTGTTTTAAAAGGTACTTCTCTTATATTCTCTACAATTCATGCAAttctctcattttcttcatatgGATCAAACACTAAGTATATTGTTAagcttaataataatcaaaCATGGGTAATTTATGCTTCATCACCTATTAATTTAACCCATTATTTGTCTAATATTACATGTGATTCTTTTTCTGGGATTATAAGGTTTGCTGTTATGCCTGATTCTGACCCAAAATATGAACAAATTCTTGATAGATTTAGTTGTTGTTATCCTGTTTTCGGTGATGCGGTGTTGAACAAACCCTATTCTGTTGAATATAAATGGGAGAAAAAAGGGTGGGGTGATTTATTAATGCTTGCTCACCCTTTACATATTAAGTTGTTATCAGATGAAAATGGTGATAATATTATGATTTTGGATGATTTTAAGTATAAAAGTATTGATGGGGATCTTGTGGGTGTTGTTGGGGATTCATGGGTATTAAGGACTCAACCTGTTTCTGTTACTTGGCATTCAATTAGGGGAATTGGGGAAGAATCTTATGCTGAGATTATCTCAGCTCTTGTTAAGGATGTTGAGGGTCTGAATTCGAGCTCGCTTTCGACTACCTCCTCGTATTTTTATGGGAAGTTGATCGCTCGAGCTGCGAGGATGGCTTTGATTGCTGAGGAAGTGTGTTATAGTGATGTTATTCCCATGGTTAGGAAGTTCTTGAGGGAGACAATTGAGCCATGGCTAGATGGGACTTTTAATGGGAATGGATTCCTTTATGATAGAACATGGGGTGGTATGGTGACTAAACAAGGCTCAACCGATTCGGGGGCTGATTTCGGGTTTGGTGTTTATAATGATCATCATTACCATTTGGGATACTTCCTTTATGGGATCGCGGTTCTTGCGAAGATTGATCCGGCTTGGGGAAGGAAGtataggcctcaagcatactcATTGATGGCCGATTTCATGAACTTGAGTAAACGAGAAAACTCGAATTATACTCGTTTGAGATGTTTCGATTTGTACAAGCTACATTCTTGGGCTGGTGGGTTGACAGAATTTGCTGATGGGAGGAACCAGGAGAGTACAAGTGAGGCAGTGAATGCATACTATTCCGCGGCTTTGATGGGATTAGCTTATGGCGATACCCATCTTGTCGCTGTCGGTTCATCTCTTTTAGCGTTAGAGATGCAAGCCGCGCAAACTTGGTGGCACGTAAGGGAAGGAGAGGGAATGTATGAGGACATATTTAGCAGCGCAAACAAATTGGTGGGTGTATTATGGGCTAACAAAAGGGATAGTGGACTTTGGTTCGCACCTCCCGAATGGAAGGAATGTAGGCTCGGAATACAAGTCCTTCCACTATTGCCTATTACCGAAGTCTTGTTTCCTGATGCGAACTTTGTGAAAGATCTCGTAAATTGGACAATGCCGGCTTTGGAAAGGTCCGGGGTGGGAGAAGGATGGAAGGGATTCGTCTATGCTTTGGAAGGAATTTACGACAACGAGACCGCCCTAGAGAAAATAAGAAGTTTGAAGGATTACGATGATGGGAACTCGCTCTCGAATCTTCTATGGTGGATTCATAGTAGAAGTGATGATGAAGAGGGGTACCTTGGATCAGGAAGCCATTGTTGGTTTGATCACTATTGTCATTAG